The genomic window CCTATGGACTGCGGTCATAAACTTCACTGTGGCTAATGACTgacccttatttttatttttatgtgtctcGCTGTTTAACTGTAACATGTGCTTGTGCTCACAGGAGGAAAGCCTCGGAGAAACCTGATGAGGTAAGCAAGTGTTTGTTTAGCTATTCATTAACCCTCTAATTGCCTCTGTGAGAttgttgtgtctgtttttgagcaggatGACTCGAGTGGTCGTGGGCAGAACTCAACAGGTAAGAAacatcaagtctaaaccaagattgTGCCAGCACTCAAGAAATAAACCAGGGCCAAATGTTTATACTGAATATTTAGCATCTGAGAAGCAAACCTAGGGAGGATTATCATAACATTAAATTCAAGGAAATTCTAAATTACACTGATGGCACTACTACTAGGCCGTGTCGCTTTTTTCTCATTAGCTCATTActaactatatatttttatattttcatagaTGCTGTGAAAAAGCCTTGGGAAAGATCTAACTCTGCTGAGAAGTCCTCACTGGTATCCAGGTGTGTGCGGAGGAAacatcattttaatattaatgtgtGGTTTTAGTggcttatttatttaatttctttgtgatttgttttccaGAGTTAGACCCATCGGTAGCACTAGTGAGTCCGACTCGGAGTTTGACCGCATGAAGCAGGTAAATTAATCTTGCTGTAGGtatcataaaacataaattgattaaattaaaactaaatgcCTAAATATGTTGCAGGAAATTTTGGATGAAGTTGTTCGTGAGTTGCATAAGGTTAAAGATGAAATTATCCATGGTAAGTCTACATGTCAGCTCTTTCTACAGTAAAATGGCACAAAAGCTACAACACACTAAATTCCGCAAGCACAGAATGTAATTCCAATGACATAACAATGTTTTCTGAGCACAGGCATTGGTGCACCTCTCCTCTGCTACATTAATGCCAATACAAAAAACTGTTTTATGGTCTGAGCAAAAACACCCTAAAGTAAAGGGTCTCTCAGTGTTAGGGGACCCAAAGGGGACTTACAGGGGGTATTTGGAATTCATAGTTCATAATACCAACATTAATAGATTTTATAGGTTCACAATCTTTTCTGGCAGAAGCTCCGCCAGCggcttttctcttttaatttaagatgttattgctttacttggaatgtaccacaatatggcattaaactccatCACAATTGTTTTTTAgtcatagatttttttaaaataggaGTTTAAGAAAAAATTGAtggaaaacaaatacattttttaaaataatatttttcaggAAAGAATGTATTTGTTACATTTACGGTTCtcttaattaaaaaatgtaacacactGTATTTCAtaccttttgttgttgtgaCAGTGAACGTGGCCATATTATATCATAATATATTGTCCTTTAGTATCGTGATATATTGTATTGTGACATATTGTTTCGTCAGATTCATGACAATGGACACTcatatattaaaacaataaaaacacctatgaaaaacatgcattttgtgACCGGGCTCGCCGTAACTTGGATTAGTGGCTTtacttgcttgtttctatgAAGAAGGAAAGGCAGACAGATCTCAGTGGAGTGGGCAGCGGgcagaccctccaacagaaaagttaaaactgcacatttaacttttgtttactAGTTTCCAAAACAAATATACGAGACTTTGTTTTTTCCTAGACTGATTTAGAGTTGGCATTAAACTAAGTACAACAATAGGGAGAGAAattactttaaaacattttgtgaaaggaagtatcagaaacTGAGAGAGTTTATGATACTATGAACTTGAGAGATGGTAGGCTTGTGACAAAAACCCTAAAAATGTGTATCTTTGTTTGCAGCCATCAGACAGGAATTGGGCAGAATCACTACATCCTAATGGAGCGTCTGAGGAGAGGCAGGAGCGGCTGATGGACTCACAGACACGAGGACCAAACAATGTTCTCTCAATGTTTCTGTGACCTCTCTGCCGCGGTGTACGTCGCAGAGATGTTGTGCCAACATTAGAGTCTgctggacagagacaggacacacGAGGGGCGGAAGAATACAACGCCATGGGGGGACATTTGGGCTGGAGTACTCGTGATCAGCCCTGTGTTGCAACTCTTTATCTTCTGTTGTCCCACAAaggaattatttttgttttttaagtttttaccattttattatttaaaaaacatggtGTTATATGATACCGTTCATGGAAATGCGTGTTTTACTGATGAGTTTAAGAGGGCAAAAGGAATCTTGCACACCTTTTTGTCAGTCTTTTATATTTTggactgtttttctttgttattgaGGCCATAAATATTTCACAAAGACAAGCACAATAAGAGCAACATGGAGCAGGACCCTCTATGATCCTCTGAATGGAAGGGACCCTAAACCCGCCAGTGTTCATACTTCTCCTTTACCGATGTTGTGTCTCCTTTAAtttactgaaatatgaactataATTGGTTACCATCTTTTCCTACACAAGTAATGGGATCCCAAAAAGTGACATGTTCAAGCAATCATCTGATCAGCTCCAGTGCAAGAGTTAGTTTGAATGTTCAAAAATGGCTGGACTTTGGGATAATTCGCCAAAACAGGCCCAGAGTTGTAAATGTGCCACCTGCTTTCACTAGCATTAGAACAACAGTATGtaatttctgtctgtctctgctttGTAAATCCCAACGTATGCATGAAACCCTAGCTatcaatgtttgttttcatttgagaAAAGAATGACAAGTTAGCAGATGGtggtacatttattttcatggtTTGTTTCTAGGAGGATTTTCTGCTCTGGTTGTACACAGGGGTCATTGCTGCCTATGGATCAGAATGTGTTTAGGTTATGTGATAGAAGTGGAGACATGTGTTTGCAGGTGGACTTTGGTTGAAAAAAACTGTTCTTTCCACTCTTGTCAACTATTTTTGGATTTTAAACCTGGAAGCTCAAAACATTCAATACATGTGTCAAAACACTTTTGTTTTCCTCGTCTCCATCTACAGCAGCCAGTCAGATTGCTTGGGGGGTTTATTTTGAACCACATAATCAAAAgtcatctttcatttattttcttattcctGGTAGCTTAATGGGGAATTTGTGTGCATTTCCCTTTCCCTTGGGGCAGGTTCTCAAACAGACACAGTTCACTCACTGTGGACAACTGTGAAGGAGTCACCAATTCtgctacataaaaatacattatggaAGATCGAGTTAACTTTAAGAATAcaaggttttattttttgtataaagtTCTCGAATGTTAAATAggattatgaaaaaaaacaaaaaacaataggtTGTATTTACATCAAATGTTAAGACAGTGATTTCAGCCATAATAATAACTGAGTTGAGGCAAATGTGCAGCCTAACAACAAAGCATACAGAAGCTCTCTAGAGGAAAAAGCTCCTCTTACTAAAGGTAAGTTTCAATGCTCATTTCCACTTCTGCTTGGTTCTACACAAGTTATGTGAAATTACATCAGATAATATGAGCGTGCATGTGCCAACGCTGTAATGTATCTAATGACATATATGGTTAAAGTTTGAAAagctttttattttccttttcaaGTTTTGGCATGTATCTGATATTGTTTGACTATGACTGTGTTGTCAATTTACAGAAATCAATCAAGTAGCACTAATTAAAGTTGTAGGTGACCTGCAGGCAAAGATAATATTTTTGCCATGTGTTGAAACGTATATTTAAATTTCAGATAAAAAATTTAACAAAGTCCTGCAAACAACAGAAGGGATTCTCAGCGTCTCAGTCAGTCTATGCTCTTGTCCTGCCGGCTGAGCTTGTACTCCCGTTTGATTCGAGCATACGGCCCAATGCTGTCATCGAACACAAAGTCCCACAGTACTCTGGTCCAGGACGTGTGCTGGGGCAGGCTGTCGTAGTATTCTGAAGCTATCTGCTTTACCTGTGAAAAAAAGGGATATCCATATGTGAAGGATCACGTGTGTGTAGAGAACAGTCCACCCACATGAACTCGTCTAATCATTAACTTTTATCTGACCATATTTCCATTAGGAACATGCCTTTGTCTATTTGTAATACATTAGCAGAGTTAACACAGAATGTGTCAGTCTCGGTTAGTGGTCTGGTTCAAGCTGTGATTTTAGACAATATTGAATCCAactggttttcatgttttatgtgttgttgttttttaatttataaaagAGGAGGAGCTGTTAAATAACTTGGTGTCATTGGTGTCTCACCTGAGGTAGTTTACTGCCAGGTATGCTTGGAAAGTCGTGGTGCTCCATATGATACCCCACATTGAAAGTAATCAGATTAAGTGGTCCATAGTAAGAATAGGTTTCATGTCCTTTTAGAAACATATAATGCTCAGCAATGAAATGTCCAGAGATGGGATGAATTCCCATGCATAGGATGGAGCCTGCGATGAGATAAATAATGGGCTTCAAGCCCCAGAAGTAGAAAATAATTAAGTCTGCTGTGAGTTGAACAACTGCATTTTGGACCTCCAGGTGACCGACTGGTTTGGGGTTGACCACCAATGGGCGCAAGGCATAGAAGAGGGGCTGCAGGAAAAGCCAGAGCAGCTTCCGGGCTGGAGTGCTGAAGAACCATCCCTCAAAGTCTGTGGGGATGTCTACATCCAGCCGGTCCCCTCCCAGATAGCGGTGGTGATCGACATGATACTTCTTAAATGAAGCAGAGTAAGGCACTCCTATGGGAAGGTTGGCCCACATGGCAAACCAGCGGTTCCATTTGGCCAACTTGTTTCCGAAGGCCACATTGTGAGAGATGTCATGAATGGCTAGTGTGAGTGAATGGTTAATGCAGCCCCCAAAGGCGTATGCCCAAAAGAAGATCCACTTCCAGGACAGGTCTTGGACAAGGTAACAGGCCAGGAGCTGTGTCAGGACCATCCCAGAGACCACCCACTTCAGCTGGGGGTCCGGGCCCATCAGGGACTTGATCTGGGGATATTTTGCTGTGGAGATAAGACAAAATGCCATTAAAAGAGGAAAATAAATAGTAATGTTAGATACAGGAAGAGAATGATGAAAGATAATAGAGTTTCTGGTTAGAGCAGATGCAAGAACAATAGGTGACTCTGTTTGGACTGTTCCCATTTTAGTCAACAAAAGCAGTACTCCTAAACAGAGCAGTATGTGTCAGGTGCTGCTCCTCTGGGAGGGTGAGGGCTCTTTAATTGGCAGAAGTGTTATTTTGCCGAGAGACATGGAACACAGCGCTCCCAAGTGTATTCACAGACATCTA from Periophthalmus magnuspinnatus isolate fPerMag1 chromosome 22, fPerMag1.2.pri, whole genome shotgun sequence includes these protein-coding regions:
- the degs2 gene encoding sphingolipid delta(4)-desaturase/C4-monooxygenase DES2, with the translated sequence MGKTGGRGDFEWVYTDQPHTSRRKEILAKYPQIKSLMGPDPQLKWVVSGMVLTQLLACYLVQDLSWKWIFFWAYAFGGCINHSLTLAIHDISHNVAFGNKLAKWNRWFAMWANLPIGVPYSASFKKYHVDHHRYLGGDRLDVDIPTDFEGWFFSTPARKLLWLFLQPLFYALRPLVVNPKPVGHLEVQNAVVQLTADLIIFYFWGLKPIIYLIAGSILCMGIHPISGHFIAEHYMFLKGHETYSYYGPLNLITFNVGYHMEHHDFPSIPGSKLPQVKQIASEYYDSLPQHTSWTRVLWDFVFDDSIGPYARIKREYKLSRQDKSID